The nucleotide sequence gtaAACTTAGCTGCCTGGACTTTGGGAACTAAGGAAGCAATGATAGGAGACTGCATGTACAGTATTTTGCTCCTGATTGCAAGAGAATGACTTTGAATTATCTCACCCCTAATctagaaattaagaaagaagtaacatgaagaaaataacttcagtGTCGCTTAGGACCATGTATCTCATACCACAtccattttgttgttttctttcagtgtctGGGTCAACAAACAGTGATTAAGCAGTAAAAGAACAGACTGGAATTACAGCCAGTTTTGCAGCACTCAGCACACAACCTGGAAATGtaaatgtactttaaaatagGTAAGTTTCTTCTGTTGCACTGTGCACTGATAATTCATCATTACACTCTCAGGTGAATATCAAAGATCAAAACATATTAAATAGAGGGAGATAATGAAGAcgagcaggaaaaaaaaaagaatttgtgctttattttctctttgtggtTTATAAAGTCTGAAAGATCACTTTATAAATTCTGAAGAACTGAAGGAGGGagttttctagtatttttttttccaatgtggGTTTGCTCAGTTGTTGTTATAATTTCTGAAGTAACAGGAATTCCAAGTACGGCTAGAAATATTTGGCCTCATCCAGCCTTGTGGTTTGGTTAGAGCTAGCTAGAGCAGCAACTCTTCTGCTGCAGTCTATGTATGGAGAAAATCACTCAAAGACAGTGGTACTAGTACTGCAGCTTCTCCCTTCAATCAGGGAGGAATAAAGTTGTCGCAGGGTAGGTCACGATCTGTAGCATTAAATATTTGCTCTTCTTCTTGGCTGCACCCAGCCTGATTGCAGATGTCTTAAGTTGTATATGGGAAGCTTTTTCAACTTTACATCAGAGTCCTTTGCCAAATCTCTAACAAAGTTCAGATTTTGATGTAATCTCCCCTAAAATTCCTTTTAGTGCTTTAGACCTAGAAGAATATTGACCTGTTCTGCATCAGTACTACGAAATAATTATTGCCAATAACACTGCGGAGGTTGGAAACATTCTGAAGAGAATAACACCAGATGTTGGTCATGCTATTTAGAATAAGAACAGTTTTCCTGTTCAGCTCTGCCACTCTTCTTTGAGAGGGAAATGTGacttctttaaaaatcacttctcAGTAATTTCCATAGATTATCTGTTAAAATTGCAAAATTGTGGATGGttacacaaacagaaaataaacttatATACACAAAGAAACAGAGCTTATTAGCCTGCTACTAAGGTGAAACGCTTCTGATGTTTCAGTCTTCCAACATTGCCAGCTCTTCTAAAACGTAaaaaagtgtgtatatatatatatatatatatatatatgccgCAGGATAAAAACTCAGTCATGCCAGCGGAGAGTTATTAGAAATGCTGCCAGGGATAGTTTACGGAAATGGAAACAAGTCATTAATCTCCACTATAACCTGTCTCCTTCTTCTGAGGTAGAAAAAGATCTGAGGGGAGACAAGTATCTCTCCTTTGAATTTCTATGAATCCTGTGGGGTAGAGGAGGCAAATCAAAGGCAGGTAAATTTAATAGGATAAATCTGAAGGATCCATTCCTGAAGCAGAAGACATTCTAACCAAGCCAAGGATAGGTCTATCTGggaaaacagcaattaaaaaaaaaaaagaagaaagaaaaaaaaaataaataaatgaaactggAAAGGATGCTACTAGCAGAAACCGGAGCAGCCTGCCTTGTCAATCCCTGATGCCCTTTAAATTACTCAGTTCCAGCCTCTAAGATCAAGCCCTGTCCACAAATGAAAAAGTCATATTTGAGTATAACATGATAAGATTCTGCTCAAGTATTTTCAACCCAGGCTGGTGACCTGTGAAAAATGAAcctctttgattttatttataccTGGCTGAaatatgtgtttgtgtataaAGTATcaattttgatatatttttgaTATGTAAAATATAGGAAGTGCTGGAGTTGCCATccttggaggtatttaagagtaATATGCACGTGACACTTAGGCATGTGGTTTAGTGCTGGACTTGGTAGCGTGcggtgatggttggacttgatctcatgggtgttttccaacctaaatgattctatgatatcaaaatacaaattattctGTTTGCTAACCCAACATacttaatttttacattttattgcaCTATGAATAGCTCCAGATAAAcaactccactgaagtcaaattAATAGTATGTAAATCTTGTATGATGTCTAGAAGCTACAAAAGAACTGAAATGTTACCTCCCATTAGTCTTGTAGCAGATGTCAGCAACAAAGCTATCCCTATATCTCCTGTGCTGCTAGATACAGCACATGGAGCATTAGCCATTTTCATATCAAAACTACCTACAAGTTTCAGATCCAGGTGATCCATTCCTACTCCCAAATCTGCAACCACTTTTCAGTTTGGCATGCTCTGGTGGAGGTCTTGGTCAATGACTGGTTTGTGCCACCACAATCAATTGCTTGGACCTTTTTACTCatatgctttctgttttcaagaaatTTCTTCATGGTGATGAGGTAGAAAcgttttttttcagaaactccATGGGACCATGCAAGTATCCCAAGTATTCCACAAATTTCATTTACCAAAAATCCAGAGAGCTCTCCTCCTTCCAAAATCTGCACAAAGAAGAAAGACAGAGTATCAGAAGAATTACACATAATTATTTccatacattttaaagaatcatCATTTTCTTATCCTGTTTTATGACAACTATGACAAGAGACCTTATAAACCACATATTTGAATAGAGAGGTAAAGGAGCcgagaaaagaaagcatctcCTTTACGTATACTATCAATTATATACACCTGAGACAGAGAACAAGATAAAGGATGTTGATTCTGTAGGTCTTAGCTAGCATGATTGTATGTTGTGTAATTGTATGTAAAAGACTGTATGCATAGATAATGGAACCAGCAAGAACTGGCttgactgctgaagtctgtcaaaGAAAGGAAGGGTCAGGAGTTTAGCAGCAAGGAAGACTTCTGGCCTTCATCAAAAGACCACCAGAGTATGCCACACGACCACCCAAGGACTCCAGTATGCATGCAAATAGGAGCAGGAACCTATGTTAATGATTCTTTGGAGACCTGATGAATATGCAAGAGCCTTACAGGAAATGAGATGAATATGTATTTGTCCCACTAATATAAGCACACTGCCAGTAAcccttggtgtgtgtgtgttaggcGGAGTGATCCCCCACACACCACGCACCCTAATGAAGACTACCTGCTTCATAACTTTGGTTATTGAGTTTTCACTGCAGCACAACAAACATACGAGCAAAataaacgaaacaaaacaaaataaaaaacaacaccccAGTATTCACATAGTGAAGTCTGAACAAGTTCTGTCGCTTAGGGGCTGTAAAGTTTTATACCACTGTCACAAGGGTCAAAACATGCAGTTATTTCTGATTAATTACTGAGTTTCAGACCATAAGTATTCTGGTGTATAAATCTCCTTTCCTACCCTTGTGAGATCACAAATTACTCTGTCTAAATATCTTACGTTGAACCAAATCTTAaaattcctgaaaataaattcagtttctgaaaataaattgcatgGGTTTGTTGTGAACTTTGTGCTACGggttaatttttaaatgctttattgCAGAGATTTTTGCAGCCTCCTGTCCTGAAGAGACACCAGTGACTTCTTAACTGCAGTGCTTTCTCTTGAGGCTATCAGAAATTAACAATATAATAGTTGCTTAGGCAAGCGTTTTCAAACAAGGACTTAAGCACTTGAATTAAaaagtgtgttttctttttccccctcaggaATCAGTGACCATCTGTTTAAGGGTTCAAGGCAGTCTGTGAATAgacagctgtttaaaaaaaatacaccatttTCAGTCACCATTGATTTTCCATAGCAATTCAGTAGAGCTGGCggtggggagagggcagggcaCTGTTCAAGGACTCAAAATCTTGGAATCCCCTATAGCAACGCtggtggggagagggcagggcaCTGTTCAAGGACTGAAAATCTTGGAATCCCCTATAGCAATGCCGGCTGTTGCCGTGTTAGCAGTATTTCACTATTTGCATGTGAATGTCTTGCTCTTAGCCTGTCTAAAGTTACTGTGCTAAATCTTCATTTTACCATCACATCAAGAAGCCTGACCATAGTCCAGAATAATGGAAATTCTTCACAGTTGTATGGAggttacaaatattttactgaattttCTAGTTTTATTGCTTGCTGATAGGAAAGAGAATGCAAGAAAAAAGCCTTTGGCTGGAAGTTAGCTCTGATCACAAATTTTGCCTTAGGCTGTGCCCCCATCCACTTGATTTCACTGCTAGAACTACCACTGTCTCAtgctcattaaagaaaaaaagcataatttctGTCTGCAAAGAGGAACTAAATTTCTTGGGATTTACTCTGGTTTTCAAGGGATCCTGTCAGGTAaatcaaagatattttttcaatGGTTGGCTTCGCTTTGATTTAACATGTAGGTGAGGCAGAGTTCTTCTTACAGTAGAAAACCTTAGgagtaaaataatttcaaaggaGGCTGCTTTGTTGAGTGTTCTGACATCCAAATAGAATATTGAAATATTGGCTAAAAAGAGTTTCAGGATATGGTAACATTTCTGTAGGGCATTGATGCTCAATTCACCTTAAATATATTTGAGAGTTTCACACTAACTGCTCAATGCACTTGCTTATCATTATTGTACTTGCAAGTACTAGGAACAGCACACGGATATTCATTGAAATAATGAAGATATCAGAGTGCATAACTGCTCAGTTTAAAACCTTCAAACAAAACCCTTTtatcaattttttatttttcagaattgtaAATGACAATGCAGGGTAAGTCGAGTGAGATGACAGCTTTGCAGTATCATGACAACATCAGGAGTGCAGAAACAGttacttttttaaagcttaacAGTGGTACTGTAGGAAATAGCGCCTTCTTATAGATAAGAGATTTAGCAGTGTCATCTGGCCCGCATCATTTGGGAAACACTTCACTTGGAATGGGTTGACCATTGAGAACAGCCAGCATATTTGCTATTGCTTCTTCTGCCATCATCTGGATGGCTTGGACTGTTGCAGTTCCAATGTGAGGGGTTATAATgatgttatttaattttaacaaaggATGATCTCTGcaagaaacagaacaaacagaatGCATTACACATGGAATTTACGCTGTTGCTATTACATGCCAGTTGTTAAGAACCAAACCTCAGGAAACAGTAATGGCATGTTGAGGTAAAGGTGCCACATACACAGGACTGGCAGAAAACTGTGGGAAGCTCGCTACCCATTTATTCTTCCTCTgtattgctgttgttgttgtcttgCTTGCCAGTCAGGTTGGCAAAGAACTTCTAGATTTGGGAAGGGGGCATAGTTTGTCATTTACTTGTGATTGTGCAAGATAAATTGAGGTTCTGCTCTTAAACAGTGAGAGACTCCCCATAGAGATCAAGATTATGAGCACACTTTTGCTCAcagtttaaaacatttcagattaaCAGAGTGGAAAACAGGTTTCTCTACCTTGGCAGAGGCTCAGGGTATGTCACGTCCAGAGCAGCAGCCCTAATAACGTTATTCTGGAGAGCTTCTACCAATGCGTCTTGATCAATAAGTGCACCTGTATTGAAATAATATCTATCATGACAAGTTAATGAACACATTTTTACCTGGCAGTGGGAAAAGGTCTCAAGGCTCTGGTGAGAAAAATTAAAGGATCTTCATTTTGTTAGAAACTAGAATGTCTGTCTAATAACCATTaaccaaaggaaacaaaatgagattttatttattaaccTTTAATTTGAGGTGTATTATGGTCTAACGCATACGTTTTTTCCTGGGATGTGAGAgatttcagccttttcctcattttgagGCTGACTTCCTGTATTATTATAGAATAATACTCCCTGTGTTATTATATGTAGAAAATAACTTAATTCATTTTAGCTTTTCACTCTTTTATCTCTGTTTTGTTTACTGATTTATAGTCTCTCCAGGTCTGCTCTTACATACACTCATTCGGTACCAACAGATCTGTAATCCCATGTCAGGTTTCTTTTCTACATAGCTGCTCCAGTAGAAgcttatgtttttctttgtaccCCATTCATCATTCAACTTTTCATGAAGAATAATGTATTTCCACTACAAAAAAAGATGTCTTCAAGTTAAGGCTACAGAGATGCAGAACATCTGCCGGACATTTCCATATTCCATAGGACCTTTGAACATATGGTATCTGAATTATGCTAAGTCATTAATTTGTAGATTGCCAGCTATTTTGTGACTCAAACAACACAGGGATATCACAGACTGAGGCTCGAGTGCAGAATGCCAACATGATCAGGTAAAACACAACCTTAACTATGGAGCCATAACCCATTCTGGTAGATATCCTACCTCGGCCAATGTTTATAAGAGTGGCTGTGGGTTTcatcagccccagctccttttTCCCAATCATTTTGTGATTCTCAGGAGTCAGGTTCACAACCAGCATAACAAAGTCAGATTGCTGCAGCAAGTCTTCCATCTTCTCACAGTAGTGGGCACCAACTGcctgttcctcctcctttcttctgaaggaaaaatgcatacCCAATTCgacacaaatattttgaatcGGCTTTAACAATCAATCAGTCCTAACAGAGAACTTGAGCAGCCTAAACTTTAAGAGGTCTGAAGTCAGGATAAATGAAAAGACATTGATAGGAACAGACGGCAGAAGCGAGGAAAGGATGTGGCCTAGGAAGACCAACAGGACTGAGGAGTGGTAGGACACTGGTGGAGTTACATAAATGTGAAATCAAAGCACATAGGTGATATTAGGTATAAGAGACTGGATATGCAGAAGGCccctgtttctttctctcctgcttCTGTGCCTATACAGTCGCTGTAGACTCTCTCCTTGCTTGACATGTCAGGTCTTGTGGTGGAAAAGGAATGaaggtgaagaaaagaaaggaaactatAAAATTATATGAAGTTAAGATCCTTGGCATTAGCATGGTGACTGAACTGTCTGGGCTGAGGAAAGGGGCGACAGCCTGGAGGACTGGCTGGGCCAGGGATGTTGCCGGGAGCCTGTGAGAAAATTTTGTAGGACAGGGTCTGGTTTGCTTGAGCTACATCTTTAAAATGGTTAGCACAACCCTTGCTCCAGAAGTACCAATAACCAACTAGAGAGGAGCGAGCACAAAGGTGAGGAggagctgcttcccagcaggagcagcagggaacCAAAGTGAGGATGTGGAGGCATGGTGATACTTCCTCATGTGGCTTACAACTGTCACAAATGACTAGGAAGAGCAGGGACACAGACCAGAGCTTCCATCACTGCCCCCAGACTAATTTAATTACACAcagtaaataaacatttttacctCTGCTTCCTGTTGTGGTACAGGATCTTCATTTCAAAGGCTCTGGCTCTCTGAGCCACTTTATACCCAATTCTGCCCATCCCGATGATCCCAAGAGTCGCCCTGGTAACTTCAACTCCCAGCCAGTCAACAGCAAAATACTTTGTGTGTGGAGAAATTGCTATCTGGGAGCCTGAATGTAAAAACACACCGAATGGGTACAAACCAATAATAAATTCAGGCTGGGaatcagaggaaaagaaaaaatttctcACTGTCACAGCAGGGTTCAGAagcactgtttaaaaaatgtccTAACTAATTTAAAGAGGAATTGTGACCAGTTTATGGACAGGCCTGGATGGTGCCATTCTTTGCAACGGCCAAGACTGGATCCAGTGACACAGAAGGGCTTCCTGAAGGTGGTATCCCCCTGGGAGGAATTACCTCCTCAGGGAATTAACCTTTAGTGACTGGAATATTTTTCCCGAAATTCAAAAATAGCTTCTGTGTCATTTACCACCCCACAAGCTTTCACGTCACATTTTTTTAGCAGGGGCAAATCTCACCATCTATCTCCTGGATCATAAACCAAAACAGCCCTACTGCTTGACTGGGGTTGAAAGTACGCTGCAGATTCCAGCTCTGCCAGGGATCTCTGTGAGTTTTTATACGTCAGACTTGAGGTTCAGCAAGATGCAACAGTGGTAAAACATCAAGGGAAAAGAGGAGTTACTTCATACTGAGGTATGCAGCAATGATAACAGAAATTCTGAGTCCCTCAAGACAGAGGCAATCGCATCTCTGTTGTCTCTCTTTCTTGTCTCTACTGACACCTTCCTTCCCCAAAGGGCATTACACAACAAGGGCATGGGGAGAAAGGATCTACATTTAAGCACGTAACTTAAGGTTGGTGGTACAGTTTGGAATAACATTATCAAAAGGATTATCAGCTGTTTCACTAATGATGCTGGTGCTGCTCTCAAAATAAAGCCCATTGGTTTAGACAAACTCTtcacagaagaaggaaaaaatgaagagctaTACTCATTCCTGCTCTAGAGATGTAATTGAAACAACAGTCTTACTCTTGTCACTATTGCCTTAAAAAGAAGTGGGACATGAGAAAAGAAGAGGCCTCTGAAAACAGAGTCCTCAGAAagttttttcttgtaaaagcaTCCCCAATATCGATTCTGACAGATCATCTGTAACATAGGAATGTGAGATATGCCAAAGAAATACATAAGATCCaggaagatttaaaatattaccTTCAACTAGTCTTCTGGCAGAGGCCAGCATCAAGGCCATTCCAATGTCTGCTGTAGAGTCAGCAACGGCATGCGGGGTATTGGTGACTTTCACACCAAAGTTAGAAATCATTTTCAAGTTTAAATGATCCACTCCAACCCCAGAGTTTCCAATTACCTTTAAATTAGGCAAACTTTCTAGAAGTTCCTGGTCAACAGTTGGCCTGCACTCAGACACAAAAACGGATTGGatttttttgctcatttcttttttgttttcaagaaattCCTTCATGGTGATAAggcaaaagtgttttttcaaaAGCGCTACAATGTTTTCTTGAACACCATATGTTCCTCCAATATCCAGAATCAAAAGACCCGGCAACTCCTTTTCTGACATGGCCTACAACAGAGGAATAGGAGAAATACGCTGTTGTTTAGTAGAACATCCTTAAAACAGTGATGGTGTATCGATCATTTAAATTCACATCTGTAAAACAGGAAAGTAATGGAACCTAATACTCCTTTAATAATACAGAATAAATCCACTATCACTTGATATTAGCATGCTCTTACATTAGAAATGTTCCAGTATCTTCATTAAGTGCTGGGTTAGGCCGTAACACCAAGGAATATCCAGCCCCTTGGATCTAAATCCAGTTTAATTCCTACAAGGTGCTCTTAAATAGTTTCGTTTTAGTCCTGAATTCATACTGGTTTCATACAAATCTGGTAGCTTCTCAATCTTATTCACAAATTTATTATATAAACAGTGGTATAAAACTTCTGCTAGAAAGTTGCTGAAAGTTTCCTGTCTATTGATTACAGCCGGTGAAGCTGTAGGTAGTGTAGGGAGGCACTGGGGCTCAGACAGGTCTGACAAACATCTGTCTTGAATGGTTCAGGTCTAAAAAATTTGCACAATGAAGAATCATCCTTGGACAACTGCTACACTGCTTGCcttcagtgttttaaatatCTTCACCTGAACCTACCTCCTGTAAAATTTAGCATTAAAAGTCAATCTTTTGCACACCCGTGCCTACATGCTGAACCACTGGGGAAGAGCACTAAAGGTGACAGTGTAAGTCCCACCGATAACACAGTCCTTCATACTAGAAATTTTCCCATGCCCAGGAATTTTTGAGACCAGTCTTGCCTGCAACAGACCATGCAAATACATTGTATCCTGCAATAACTCAGAGGCTCCACAAATAGCTACACACCTAATTAGAAGAGAGAAACTGCAGCCCTTATTGACAAAAACATTAGCTGAAGATTTGCTACATATCTTAACAATATTCATGTCTGATTTCCTATGATTGTTTGTTGTGCTCCACCCATTTTAGGTCTCTGTCCCATACACTGCATCCTAGATTTGCATTAGGAAACCTGACATCATGCTAAGTGAAACCAGGCCTATTATCCACTGCAGTATTCTGATTAATTTTGGACATCCTGTGCTAGGCAGAAATTTCCTGGTGCTCCAGTCTTCTTAGACAAATCATCAGAGAGTAACCAGAATCCAATCCTGTGACAAAAACCATATTGGAAGTTTCTGTCAAGCTGTGTTTTCCCTTGTCCTCAGCAAACTCAGACTTATCCCAAATGCATCTATTAAATGCTTACAATCTCAGTAACAGTCATAAGGTTTCATCCTAGCCCTGACTGGTTGCATCAGTTCCAGTATGCTGCTATGCATGGGCTAGTTGGCCTCTATGTTAGGACAGCTCTACAGCTCACCACAGTTTCTCTGAGAACAATAACTGGTTCtgaacaacagcaaacaaagcaaTGAGATGAATAGTGCAACCATACAGCAAAGAAATATTGAGATCTTAAATATATCTCATCTATTTCTTGCCAACTGAAGCCTGCCCTACATGGTTGTGAAAATTGTGCAAATTTTCCCAGTTGTAGTCTGTATATTTCTTAGAGTATCACGCAACATGGTCTTAGAAGGATAAATTAGATTAATTCTCCAGAAATTATccataaaataaaagacaagaTTTAATGTTATATTGTGACAGCGTTATCCAGCTTCATGATGCTACTGCAGCAACTTAATCAGACTGGATTGCAACTAAATCTTCTGCAGTTAAATCATGGAAAACTATTTAGGTACTGGACATGATCACTTGGCTGGCAGATGCCAGTAGGTCAGGATTGTATTACACCATTTGCTTTCATCGCCATTTCCTCCTCTGGTACAATACACCACTCGTGATGGTCATAGTCAAACccacatttattttagaagcaCTTTCTAAACTTTGGAAAAATTTAGACTCATGGGGAAGCCACCGTACAGCACACCAAGAGCTGATTTAGCTTTAAACAAACCATCTTGTCCACACAAAACAGGTTAAGTCACATATAATTACTCTGCTCATTACTGTGGATATGCTGAGTAAGCCACAGTTTCAGCCACATTTGATGTGCACAGGAACAGACTGCAGCCTTGGTTCAAGAACTGGGCTTCTGCAAGTACCAagtacaatattaaaaaaatatattgatagCAGTactgtaaatacatttaaagaaatcttGCAGAGGGAAAGGGGCTCTCCAGATACTAACCTTGGTCTGAGGAGCACTTAGTGTTCTTCCTCCAGCACTACCTGCACCTGTCTTGTACCTCTGTCTGTATCCCACACTTCTGTGAGAGCGATGTCCATGTGAAGCAATAACTGGATGAATACCTTTATAAGCCAATTTTGGCTGGCCAGACATCAGGTGAATAGATTTTAACAGATTGAATGCTTTGCTCCTGAGCATAATTATTCAGATATTGGATGTCTTGTCCAGTGTGCTAAATGTAACACCTGTTAAGCATATGACAATTTTGGTTTTGGACTAGTATCATCTGCAGTAgtgctgacattttttttttaagctgtctCTCCACTCATTTTCTATTTACATAAAATTGTCTGCTTTCATGTATCTATACATCCATAACCACATATAACATATTGTTATAATGTATGTGCACTGGTATCAAGTTCAGGTCTttgcaatgcagaaaaaaaaaactctgaataTGTGACTGATTGAGACAAATAGGCAAATAAACAGGACTACTTGTAGTTATTAACGTCAGTGTCACTGTTTTCCTAAGCTAGCCTTATTTCTTTTGTGGAGCTTGACTTGCTACTTACTTTCAGATTCATTGACACTGCTGTATGACTTTGGATTCAGCCAACTCGTAGCAAAATAAACGTCCACACTTTTTCCTATTTCCGctttaaattgaaattaataGTGGATTTCACCCAGAATAAATTCCTCCCACTTACTTATCTACAGAAGAAAACTAATTACCTCGATAACAACCAAAGAATTAATCTGGACCGGTTCCTTTCTGACGATGTTTTCCTTACAGATAAATCTCGCGGCTCCTGGGGGAAGCAAACCCGAGCAGTTTCCTGGTACTCGCAACGCACAGCCTCTGTTCCCCTCCGCGGCCTCCGTGCCGGGGCCAACAGCTGCGTGCAGTTCCTTTCTGCCAGCAGGGGCACGTCCTCCCGCGGAAACTTcagcccctggctgctgcaCGCGCTTGCTTAACTCTTTCTCTGCCTGGTTTTGTCTGGAGGATGTATATGTATCTGGTAAAGCCTCTGAACGCTTCCAGAGAAAACCACGGCATGCGGCGGAAAACTGACACAGCGTGGCACGCGCTTGCTTCTCCGCTTGATCACCGCTTGCTTCTTTGAGGCCATATGGAACAAGAGTGCCTTTATCTGAAATGAACCTAACTTCTCCTCTCAGTTTTGAAACTAAATTTTCTAGAAAGGACATCCCATGTGATACTGTAGAACAAGCACTTTTTGGTAcagtttttttgggggagagTTTTGCAATTCTGTGGAAAATAATTTGGTGTAAATTCCACCTACCCTTCTAGGACTATTCTCCAAAGCACTAGTTCAGGTTTGTGTGGATTGTGTTGAAAATATGCGTTTAGTTTCTCCTTGCCTGCTGCAAGCTAACCTTTTGAAAGAgtgcatatatatatgactTTCAGGAAGCAAAAAGATAGGCCTGAGATGCCTTATCTCAAAGATCAACTCAGTTCTTTTGAAACCTAATGCTGGCAATGCAATTGTCCTGGTTTCACTACTGATAActtcaacagaaatatttacccAGTATGTTCAGGTACCAACCTTTTGGTTGTGGgaggctgtggtggttttactcagctgggcagccatGCTCCGCCACAACCATTCTCTCACTCCCGCTCCtcaaagggagagggggagaaaatatgatggaaagggctcaagggttgagataaggacagggagatcactcaacaactattgtcatgggcaaaacagactcagcatagggagattaatataatttattacctaatATTAACAAACTAGAGCACTgagaaataaacaacaacaccaaaaaactAGAAACACCTTccacccatccaccctcttctacgtcctccccctgagtggcacaggggaatgtggaatgggggctgcggtcagtctgtGACATTTTGTCTCCAACGCGCCTTTATCAgtatgtatcagtacaggctgggggatgacctgctggagaagagctccgcagagaaggacctgggggtcctggtcgATGACgggttggccatgagccagcagtgtgccctggtggccaagaaggccaatgggcTCCTGGgatgcattaaaaggagcgtggccagcaggtcaagggaggtgatcctccccctctactctgccctggtcaggcctcacctggagtactgtgtccagttccgggctccccggtacaaacaagacagggatctcctggaaagagtccagctgagggccacaaagatgatacatGGCCTGGAGCATGTTTCCtatgaggaaaagctgagagacttcggtctgttcagcctt is from Anser cygnoides isolate HZ-2024a breed goose chromosome 2, Taihu_goose_T2T_genome, whole genome shotgun sequence and encodes:
- the LOC106038368 gene encoding probable 2-ketogluconate reductase isoform X1 is translated as MSFLENLVSKLRGEVRFISDKGTLVPYGLKEASGDQAEKQARATLCQFSAACRGFLWKRSEALPDTYTSSRQNQAEKELSKRVQQPGAEVSAGGRAPAGRKELHAAVGPGTEAAEGNRGCALRVPGNCSGLLPPGAARFICKENIVRKEPVQINSLVVIEAMSEKELPGLLILDIGGTYGVQENIVALLKKHFCLITMKEFLENKKEMSKKIQSVFVSECRPTVDQELLESLPNLKVIGNSGVGVDHLNLKMISNFGVKVTNTPHAVADSTADIGMALMLASARRLVEGSQIAISPHTKYFAVDWLGVEVTRATLGIIGMGRIGYKVAQRARAFEMKILYHNRKQRRKEEEQAVGAHYCEKMEDLLQQSDFVMLVVNLTPENHKMIGKKELGLMKPTATLINIGRGALIDQDALVEALQNNVIRAAALDVTYPEPLPRDHPLLKLNNIIITPHIGTATVQAIQMMAEEAIANMLAVLNGQPIPSEVFPK
- the LOC106038368 gene encoding probable 2-ketogluconate reductase isoform X2, translated to MSFLENLVSKLRGEVRFISDKGTLVPYGLKEASGDQAEKQARATLCQFSAACRGFLWKRSEALPDTYTSSRQNQAEKELSKRVQQPGAEVSAGGRAPAGRKELHAAVGPGTEAAEGNRGCALRVPGNCSGLLPPGAARFICKENIVRKEPVQINSLVVIEAMSEKELPGLLILDIGGTYGVQENIVALLKKHFCLITMKEFLENKKEMSKKIQSVFVSECRPTVDQELLESLPNLKVIGNSGVGVDHLNLKMISNFGVKVTNTPHAVADSTADIGMALMLASARRLVEGSQIAISPHTKYFAVDWLGVEVTRATLGIIGMGRIGYKVAQRARAFEMKILYHNRKQRKEEEQAVGAHYCEKMEDLLQQSDFVMLVVNLTPENHKMIGKKELGLMKPTATLINIGRGALIDQDALVEALQNNVIRAAALDVTYPEPLPRDHPLLKLNNIIITPHIGTATVQAIQMMAEEAIANMLAVLNGQPIPSEVFPK
- the LOC106038368 gene encoding probable 2-ketogluconate reductase isoform X3, translating into MLRSKAFNLLKSIHLMSGQPKLAYKGIHPVIASHGHRSHRSVGYRQRYKTGAGSAGGRTLSAPQTKAMSEKELPGLLILDIGGTYGVQENIVALLKKHFCLITMKEFLENKKEMSKKIQSVFVSECRPTVDQELLESLPNLKVIGNSGVGVDHLNLKMISNFGVKVTNTPHAVADSTADIGMALMLASARRLVEGSQIAISPHTKYFAVDWLGVEVTRATLGIIGMGRIGYKVAQRARAFEMKILYHNRKQRRKEEEQAVGAHYCEKMEDLLQQSDFVMLVVNLTPENHKMIGKKELGLMKPTATLINIGRGALIDQDALVEALQNNVIRAAALDVTYPEPLPRDHPLLKLNNIIITPHIGTATVQAIQMMAEEAIANMLAVLNGQPIPSEVFPK